CCTTTGTGTCTCATGGTTCATCACATCGCGCAGTGCAACCATACTTTCCATATACGGTTACAGCAGCCATTCACAGGAGGTATTATATTCACAGATCAGATCTGACAGACATGGCGGAAGGTACAACAACGTTAACGGGGCTCTCGAGAAAATCGGTCGAGATTTTCTGACATGCCGTCTGTGTCTCGGTTACTACAAAAATGCAAAGTCTCTGCCGTGTCTCCATTCTTACTGTGAGGGGTGCCTTGTCACTCTGGTGGAGAAAAGAGGAGAGCTGGTATGTCCGGAGTGTCGTCAGCGTTGCGATGTACCAGAAGAGGGTGTTTCACAGCTTGGCACCAATTTCGTCCTGAACGGCTTAATTGACTTCATCAAGGCACAAGAACTTTGTGCGACAGATTCGGGGTCCGGATCTTCGCCATGCGAAATCTGTGAAGTGAACAATGTCACATGTAGATGTATAAACTGTGCGATTAATATCTGTCAAAACTGCCGTAAATATCACACTTCATTTCCAGCACTCAGGAAGCATCGCCTGATCGCTATCAGTGAATACACTGCGGTGGAACCAGATCGGGAGCACGTTGCAGCCTACAAGCCTACTCTGAACTGTACTGTAAATGGCCATGAAGACAATGTTCTGAAACTCTTCTGTAAGTCAGAGTCGTGCCAAGTTCCGATTTGTCTTGAGTGCACAGTGGTGAACCACCGTGCTCCAGATCATGAACACCAATATCTTACAGAGAAAGCTGACGAAGTCCGTGACCAACTCAAAGAAAGCCCTGCCAAACTGGAAACGAAAGTGAAAGGAGTTGCTGAGAGGTTAGATGTAACAAGAAGAGAGTTGATCTCTGTAGAGAAAGCCTACGAAGAAGAGGTTTCAaaggtgaaaaaacaaacagaatcCCTAATTGAAAAGGCAAGAAAACACGAAGAAATGCTACTGGCCGAACTAAAGGAGGCATATGAATCGCTCACAAAATATTTGGATTGCGAAGTAGACCGATACGAGTTAGCGGAGAAGAACATAAACAGCACAGCAAAATATCTTGATGTGCTCCTGAACTACGGTGATGCCGGAGAAGTAGTCACTGatgcaaaacaaacagaaaatcgAATCAACCAGTTGTTGGGAAGTGATTTAGAACATGATCGAGATATTGCCTTGCCATGCTTCCAACCAGTGAACGAAACCGACGTAAATGCAATTTTTTGTCAACTCAGAACAGTGTATGGGTCTATGTCGACTAGGGCAAAAATTCCCAAATATGCTTTGGTTGGCGAAACCTTAAAAATTTCAGTAACAACAAACGACATGAATGGGGTTCCTGCTGTCGCAAATCATCTCCTCCAACCCGTGAATATCACGATAGAGGGACCAAATGGCGAACACAAGGAGGTGTGTTGGCCACAGATGACAACGGTGCGACGCACACTACAGAGATAAAATTTGAAGTGGAAGGGAAACACAGCATTTCAGTAACTGTTGGCAACGCTCCAATACCTGGTGCACCATTTGCTGTTACTGTTCTATCTGGTAAATATCGATGGCAACAAATTATTTCTTGAAAAACAGTAAGGAACTGGTCaatttcttcggccgggggggggcgggggcggtggattcatggggggtcacctgtttttgaaatgcctaattggggggggggggggtcagtgtgtttttgaatttcgacacaggttcatcattgcctaaaatgcattgtgtcagccacaaatttcatcattcagttgcattttcggCGTGCCCTTCGAGCTCATAaat
This DNA window, taken from Ptychodera flava strain L36383 chromosome 4, AS_Pfla_20210202, whole genome shotgun sequence, encodes the following:
- the LOC139132299 gene encoding E3 ubiquitin-protein ligase TRIM56-like produces the protein MYKRLLQDAILSYILPVINWATLCVSWFITSRSATILSIYGYSSHSQEVLYSQIRSDRHGGRYNNVNGALEKIGRDFLTCRLCLGYYKNAKSLPCLHSYCEGCLVTLVEKRGELVCPECRQRCDVPEEGVSQLGTNFVLNGLIDFIKAQELCATDSGSGSSPCEICEVNNVTCRCINCAINICQNCRKYHTSFPALRKHRLIAISEYTAVEPDREHVAAYKPTLNCTVNGHEDNVLKLFCKSESCQVPICLECTVVNHRAPDHEHQYLTEKADEVRDQLKESPAKLETKVKGVAERLDVTRRELISVEKAYEEEVSKVKKQTESLIEKARKHEEMLLAELKEAYESLTKYLDCEVDRYELAEKNINSTAKYLDVLLNYGDAGEVVTDAKQTENRINQLLGSDLEHDRDIALPCFQPVNETDVNAIFCQLRTVYGSMSTRAKIPKYALVGETLKISVTTNDMNGVPAVANHLLQPVNITIEGPNGEHKEVCWPQMTTVRRTLQR